From the Neoarius graeffei isolate fNeoGra1 chromosome 1, fNeoGra1.pri, whole genome shotgun sequence genome, one window contains:
- the LOC132882049 gene encoding E3 ubiquitin-protein ligase TRIM39-like, with amino-acid sequence MASFSNVLYEDQLQCSICLDVFTDPISTPCGHNFCMICLRRFWDTSPHCQCPICKEDFPQRPELRVNTFISELASQFKKSVQVKPSSTTDPLVRRVLCDTCTEEKLGALKSCLHCGVSLCSTHLLFHKTTAKFKNHKLVEPVENLEDYICQKHERPLELFCRNDQTCVCQFCIEGHHKTHNTVPLEEESVVKKHQLGKTQAAVQRMIQTRLKKIEEVKESVKLNKMNTEKEKAESVEVFSALMQCIQRSQSELLKVMEEKQKAAEAQAEEFIKEMEQEITELKRRNIELEQLSHTEDHLHLLQIYPSLCSPPHTQDWTGVTVNFHPNVESLRTQLQESLNEEMEKFPEIKFKNIQQHAVDVTLDPNTANFYLMLSDDGKQVACEHWRHKVPDNPERFNYCACVLGKEGFSSGRFYYEVEVRGKTEWDLGVARKSVNRKGKITLTPKNGYWSILLRNKIEYTAGESPLVPLSLKQAPQKVGVFVDYEEGLVSFYDVETKSHIYSFTGQSFTQTLYPYFSPGPSDKGKNSAPLVIMPTKHFKR; translated from the exons ATGGCTTCCTTCAGCAATGTCCTGTACGAAGACCAGCTCCAGTGCTCCATCTGTCTGGATGTGTTCACTGATCCAATCTCTACTCCATGCGGACACAATTTCTGCATGATCTGTCTCAGGAGGTTCTGGGACACCAGTCCACATTGCCAATGTCCAATCTGCAAAGAGGATTTCCCCCAAAGACCTGAGCTTCGTGTGAATACGTTCATCTCTGAACTGGCTTCTCAATTTAAGAAGTCCGTTCAAGTGAAACCCAGCAGCACTACAGACCCGCTGGTCAGAAGGGTTCTGTGTGACACCTGTACTGAGGAAAAACTGGGAGCTCTAAAGTCCTGTCTGCATTGTGGGGTTTCTCTCTGTAGCACTCATCTGCTCTTTCATAAAACTACagcaaaatttaaaaatcacaaactGGTCGAGCCTGTGGAAAACCTGGAGGATTACATCTGCCAGAAACATGAGAGACCCCTGGAGCTCTTCTGTAGAAATGACCAGacgtgtgtgtgtcagttctgtATTGAAGGACACCACAAAACTCACAACACTGTTCCTCTAGAGGAGGAGAGTGTTGTGAAGAAA CACCAACTGGGGAAGACACAGGCAGCAGTTCAGAGGATGATCCAGACGCGACTCAAGAAGATTGAAGAAGTCAAAGAATCTGTAAAACTCAATAAG ATGAACACGGAGAAAGAGAAAGCAGAAAGCGTGGAGGTCTTCAGTGCTCTGATGCAATGCATTCAGAGAAGCCAGTCTGAGCTGCTTAAGGTGATGGAGGAGAAACAGAAAGCAGCAGAGGCGCAGGCTGAAGAGTTCATTAAAGAGATGGAGCAGGAAATTACTGAGCTAAAGAGGAGAAACATTGAGCTGGAGCAGCTGTCCCACACTGAGGATCACCTCCACCTCCTACAG ATTTACCCATCACTGTGCAGCCCTCCACACACTCAGGACTGGACTGGCGTCACGGTTAACTTTCATCCGAATGTGGAGAGTCTGAGGACTCAGCTTCAGGAGTCTCTCAATGAAGAAATGGAGAAGTTTCCTGAGATTA AATTCAAGAACATTCAGCAGCACGCAG TGGATGTGACTCTGGATCCAAATACAGCAAATTTTTACCTCATGTTGTCTGACGATGGGAAACAAGTTGCATGTGAACACTGGCGACATAAAGTGCCAGATAACCCAGAGAGGTTTAATTATTGTGCCTGTGTGCTGGGAAAGGAGGGATTCTCCTCAGGGAGATTTTACTATGAGGTAGAGGTCAGAGGGAAGACTGAGTGGGATTTAGGTGTGGCTAGAAAGTCTGTTAACAGGAAAGGAAAAATCACACTCACCCCTAAGAATGGGTACTGGAGTATCCTGCTGAGAAATAAGATAGAATATACAGCTGGTGAATCTCCACTTGTGCCCCTCTCCTTGAAACAAGCTCCCCAGAAGGTTGGAGTGTTTGTGGATTATGAAGAGGGTCTGGTCTCATTCTATGATGTTGAAACCAAGTCTCACATTTACTCTTTCACTGGGCAGAGTTTTACTCAGACTCTCTATCCATACTTCAGCCCTGGCCCCAGTGATAAAGGTAAAAATTCAGCACCGCTGGTCATTATGCCTACTAAACATTTTAAGCGCTAG